The following proteins come from a genomic window of Thermoanaerobaculia bacterium:
- a CDS encoding class I SAM-dependent methyltransferase: MSNPAPPPAPTRPPADGLETPRCLLCGAPPPPTPGYAFAPYGVVRCPACGLWYLSPRLNEAAMVAAYREASYFEGGAGPGYSSYLAQEPTLRRTFRRLLRSMQRLGMTRATGGPDTGSRGGRLLEIGCAYGFFLDEARPYFAYRAGTEYSEAGAELARQCADAVHVGGLAALPGVGSGEAGERFDTIVLIHTIEHVYDPAALLEGLMEHLAPGGWIVLATPDMGGFWRPLLGRFWPFFKTPEHVAFYTAKSLAALLRRAGCSAVKRLPYLSYFPLSLVGEKLTPGGDGKGREERATEAGASAWSRFAVWVPATTVAAAGRKPVD, from the coding sequence TTGTCCAATCCAGCCCCTCCCCCGGCTCCAACCCGCCCCCCTGCCGACGGGCTCGAAACCCCTCGCTGCCTGCTCTGCGGCGCCCCCCCGCCGCCGACGCCGGGCTACGCCTTCGCACCCTACGGCGTGGTGCGCTGCCCGGCCTGCGGCCTCTGGTACCTCTCCCCACGCCTGAACGAGGCGGCGATGGTCGCGGCCTATCGTGAGGCCTCGTATTTCGAAGGCGGCGCCGGCCCGGGCTATTCAAGCTACCTCGCCCAGGAGCCGACGCTGCGCCGCACCTTCCGGCGTCTGCTCCGCTCGATGCAACGACTCGGAATGACCCGTGCCACCGGCGGACCGGACACAGGGTCCAGGGGCGGACGCCTGCTCGAGATCGGCTGCGCCTACGGCTTCTTTCTCGATGAAGCAAGGCCCTACTTCGCCTATCGTGCCGGAACGGAGTACTCCGAGGCCGGCGCCGAGTTGGCGCGCCAATGCGCCGACGCCGTCCATGTCGGCGGCCTCGCCGCCCTTCCGGGAGTCGGTTCCGGCGAGGCCGGTGAACGCTTCGACACCATCGTGCTGATCCACACGATCGAACATGTCTACGATCCGGCAGCGCTCCTCGAGGGGCTGATGGAGCACCTGGCGCCGGGCGGCTGGATCGTCCTCGCAACGCCGGACATGGGCGGTTTCTGGCGGCCGCTGCTCGGCCGTTTCTGGCCCTTCTTCAAGACTCCCGAGCATGTCGCCTTCTACACTGCGAAGAGCCTCGCGGCGCTTCTGCGCCGGGCGGGCTGCAGCGCAGTGAAGCGCTTGCCCTACCTGAGCTACTTTCCGCTCTCTCTGGTCGGTGAGAAGCTCACACCCGGGGGTGATGGCAAGGGGCGGGAGGAGAGGGCAACGGAGGCTGGCGCGAGCGCCTGGTCCCGATTCGCCGTCTGGGTCCCCGCCACGACGGTGGCCGCAGCCGGACGCAAGCCCGTGGACTGA